One Thiocapsa sp. genomic window carries:
- a CDS encoding TerD family protein: MAVNLSKGEKVSLEKAGAGGLSKVALGLSWGMRQQKGFFGTKQVEVDLDASCLLFAGKEAVDYVWFQNLATQDGSVRHSGDDRSGGGGEDADNEVITVDLSKLPAQVDSLIFTVNSFLNDSFEGIPNARCRLIDAAGNRELARFELSLDGGKHTGMVMAKLYREGGAWHLQAIGEKGTGRTFNDMMPMIGRFL; encoded by the coding sequence ATGGCTGTGAATCTGAGTAAAGGTGAGAAGGTATCCCTGGAGAAGGCCGGTGCCGGCGGCCTCTCGAAAGTCGCCCTGGGTCTGAGCTGGGGGATGCGCCAGCAGAAAGGCTTCTTCGGGACCAAGCAGGTCGAGGTCGATCTCGACGCCTCCTGCCTGCTATTCGCGGGCAAAGAGGCGGTGGATTACGTGTGGTTCCAAAACCTCGCCACCCAAGACGGCTCGGTGCGTCACAGCGGCGACGACCGCAGCGGCGGCGGCGGTGAGGACGCCGACAACGAGGTCATCACCGTTGATCTGAGCAAGCTCCCGGCGCAGGTCGACAGCCTTATCTTCACCGTGAATTCGTTTCTCAACGACTCCTTCGAAGGCATCCCGAACGCACGCTGCCGGCTCATCGACGCGGCCGGCAACCGTGAGTTGGCCCGCTTCGAGCTCTCACTCGACGGCGGCAAGCATACCGGTATGGTTATGGCCAAGCTCTACCGCGAAGGCGGCGCATGGCACCTCCAGGCCATCGGCGAGAAAGGCACCGGCCGCACCTTCAACGACATGATGCCGATGATCGGCCGATTCCTCTGA
- a CDS encoding TerD family protein: protein MMDLQSGQNIALGTGRLSLTLTCTPPNQQPSLDLCAFLLDTNGKVTGDAGFVFYGQPRHPSGAVTVEPSMGVVTIEPATLPAGIVRVVLAVSIDPTVARLDAFRQYQALNLEGKDAQVSVRFALATTGMAESALILAEIYERNGTWKLRALGQGFAGGLAPLARNYGVDVGEQRTPAPPAPPVTTKQAAAPPPSLAPAPRGPVDLTKRKPISLEKPAEGYGEININLNWTRGKLKKGLFGGTSGGIDLDLGCMIEQVNGQKDVVQALGKRFGSLTSEPYAQLLGDDRSGDSTEGETLLINGKHWREIRRVLIYTFIYEGAPDWAAANAVVTITAPGTQQLRVHLDEPGAGKGMCAIALLENDDGRIRVTKLIDYFAGHEPMDRQFGFGFNWKAGSK from the coding sequence ATGATGGATCTGCAATCCGGACAGAACATCGCGCTCGGCACCGGGCGGTTATCGCTGACGCTGACCTGCACGCCGCCAAACCAGCAGCCCAGCCTGGATCTGTGTGCGTTCCTGCTCGACACGAACGGCAAGGTGACAGGGGATGCCGGGTTTGTCTTCTACGGCCAACCGCGCCACCCTTCCGGTGCTGTCACGGTGGAGCCGTCCATGGGGGTCGTGACGATTGAGCCAGCGACGTTGCCAGCTGGCATCGTGCGCGTCGTGCTTGCCGTCAGCATCGACCCCACCGTCGCCCGGCTCGACGCCTTTCGGCAGTATCAGGCGCTCAACCTCGAGGGCAAAGACGCGCAGGTTTCCGTCCGTTTTGCCTTGGCGACGACGGGCATGGCCGAAAGTGCCTTGATCCTCGCGGAGATCTACGAGCGTAACGGCACCTGGAAGCTTCGCGCCCTCGGGCAGGGGTTCGCCGGGGGGCTGGCGCCGCTCGCACGCAACTACGGGGTGGATGTGGGCGAGCAACGCACGCCTGCACCGCCCGCGCCGCCCGTCACCACGAAACAAGCGGCCGCTCCGCCCCCGTCGCTTGCGCCTGCGCCGCGCGGTCCGGTCGATCTCACCAAGCGCAAACCGATCTCGCTGGAAAAGCCGGCCGAAGGCTACGGCGAGATCAACATCAACCTCAACTGGACGCGCGGCAAGTTGAAAAAAGGGCTGTTCGGGGGAACGAGCGGCGGGATCGACCTGGACCTCGGCTGCATGATCGAGCAGGTCAACGGCCAAAAAGACGTCGTTCAGGCACTCGGAAAACGCTTCGGATCGCTCACGTCAGAACCCTACGCACAACTGCTCGGCGACGACCGCAGCGGCGACTCGACCGAAGGCGAGACCCTGCTGATCAACGGCAAGCACTGGCGGGAGATCCGCCGCGTCCTCATCTACACCTTCATCTACGAGGGCGCCCCCGATTGGGCGGCCGCCAATGCCGTCGTCACCATCACGGCGCCGGGCACCCAGCAGCTGCGCGTGCATCTCGACGAGCCGGGTGCCGGTAAAGGCATGTGCGCGATCGCACTGCTGGAGAACGACGACGGGAGGATCCGTGTCACCAAGCTGATCGACTATTTCGCGGGACATGAGCCGATGGACCGGCAATTCGGCTTCGGCTTCAATTGGAAGGCAGGCAGTAAATAA
- a CDS encoding TerD family protein, translated as MAVSLQKGGRVSLEKEAPGLKNIHVGLGWDARVTDGQDFDLDASAFLVDASGKVISDQSFIFYGYLKAADGSVEHTGDNLTGAGDGDDEVLYVYLDKLPAAVAKVVFAVTIHDADARRQNFGMVQNACIRLLNKDNNAEVLRFDLGEDFSTETAVVFGEIYRHGNEWKFNAIGQGFAGGLRALALQYGVNVG; from the coding sequence ATGGCAGTGTCATTGCAAAAAGGCGGTCGCGTCTCACTCGAGAAAGAGGCGCCCGGACTGAAGAACATCCATGTCGGTTTGGGATGGGACGCACGCGTCACGGACGGACAAGACTTCGATCTGGATGCATCGGCATTCCTGGTCGATGCGTCCGGAAAGGTCATCAGCGATCAGTCGTTCATCTTTTACGGTTATCTGAAAGCCGCCGATGGCTCGGTCGAGCATACCGGTGACAACCTCACCGGAGCCGGCGACGGTGATGACGAAGTCCTCTATGTCTATCTGGACAAACTCCCTGCAGCGGTCGCAAAGGTGGTTTTCGCGGTGACGATCCACGATGCCGATGCGCGCCGCCAGAACTTCGGCATGGTCCAGAACGCCTGCATCCGGCTGCTCAACAAAGACAACAATGCCGAGGTCCTGCGCTTCGACCTGGGCGAGGATTTCTCCACCGAGACCGCCGTGGTGTTCGGCGAGATCTACCGTCACGGTAACGAGTGGAAGTTCAACGCCATCGGTCAGGGCTTCGCTGGCGGCTTACGGGCGCTGGCGCTGCAGTACGGCGTCAACGTCGGTTAA
- a CDS encoding TerD family protein, producing MAVSLVKGGNVSLTKEAPGMTKTRFGLGWDARSTDGADFDLDAVAMVLGENGKVLSTQHFVFFNNLATPEAAVTHTGDNRTGAGDGDDEVILVDFAAMPPTAQKVVFAVTIYEAESRKQNFGQVSNAFIRAVDDANNTEIMRFDLSEDYAMETAVIFGELYRRDTEWKFKAVGAGYAAGLAGLTQEYGA from the coding sequence ATGGCTGTTAGTCTCGTGAAAGGCGGCAATGTGTCGCTCACCAAAGAAGCGCCTGGGATGACCAAGACCCGCTTCGGGCTCGGCTGGGATGCCCGCAGCACCGACGGAGCCGATTTCGATCTGGACGCCGTCGCCATGGTGCTTGGCGAGAACGGAAAGGTGCTCTCGACCCAGCACTTCGTCTTCTTCAACAACCTTGCCACCCCCGAAGCGGCGGTCACCCATACCGGCGATAACCGCACCGGCGCCGGAGACGGCGACGACGAGGTGATTCTGGTCGACTTTGCAGCGATGCCGCCGACCGCACAAAAGGTCGTCTTTGCCGTGACCATCTACGAGGCCGAAAGCCGCAAGCAGAATTTCGGCCAGGTTTCCAACGCCTTCATCCGCGCCGTGGACGACGCCAACAACACCGAGATCATGCGGTTCGATCTGAGCGAAGACTACGCGATGGAAACCGCAGTGATCTTCGGTGAGCTCTATCGCCGCGACACCGAGTGGAAATTCAAGGCGGTCGGTGCCGGCTACGCGGCGGGTCTGGCTGGACTCACGCAAGAGTACGGGGCCTGA
- a CDS encoding phosphatidylglycerophosphatase A, producing MRDTPARAGGSLLMRNDILLFFAQGFGTGRVPRAPGTAGTLPGVALYLVFAGLPLVAYVGIVAVLFVIGIALCERAARLLDDPDPPSVVWDEIVGVMIAMIGIAPSVASVIAGFLAFRLFDIWKPWPIGWVDRRVPGGLGIMLDDVIAGLMALVLMHLGQALWTWI from the coding sequence GTGCGGGACACTCCCGCACGCGCCGGCGGCTCACTGCTCATGCGCAACGACATCCTTCTGTTCTTCGCACAGGGCTTCGGCACGGGGCGGGTGCCCCGTGCGCCCGGAACCGCCGGCACCCTTCCCGGCGTGGCCCTCTATCTGGTTTTCGCCGGACTGCCGCTCGTCGCCTATGTCGGCATCGTCGCGGTGCTGTTCGTGATCGGCATCGCGCTGTGCGAACGCGCAGCTCGGCTGCTCGATGATCCCGATCCGCCCTCGGTGGTCTGGGACGAGATCGTCGGCGTCATGATCGCGATGATCGGTATCGCACCGAGTGTCGCCAGCGTGATCGCCGGCTTCCTGGCCTTTCGTCTGTTCGATATCTGGAAGCCCTGGCCGATCGGCTGGGTCGACCGGCGGGTACCCGGCGGTCTCGGAATCATGCTCGACGACGTGATCGCCGGCCTCATGGCCCTGGTCCTGATGCACCTCGGCCAGGCGCTTTGGACCTGGATCTGA
- a CDS encoding TerC/Alx family metal homeostasis membrane protein encodes MDHSFGFPLEVIIIFFTVIAVSVYLDLRAHRTATEIGLKDASLWSAFWISLALAFYAYLWFRFDKSWADLYLTGYVLEKTLSVDNLMVFIAIFASFGIKGALQHRILYWGIIGALVFRAIFVVIGTGLFFAAPWVGFLFAAVVAWTAWKMMTARSDGDDIDDYTDHWSVRMAKRVLPVFPRLHAERFFITRAIARDLQDADPKIQVQGSSTAAFLATPAFLCLIAIETADIMFAFDSVPAVIAVTQQPLLVYAAMIFAILGLRSLYFVLAALTRYLVHLEKAVIVLLFYVAAKLTLQSWNHAIGDTGIHISAGMSLGVVLGTLAIGVIASLIFPERDSKTPGGT; translated from the coding sequence TTGGATCACTCGTTTGGATTTCCGCTCGAAGTCATCATCATCTTTTTCACGGTCATCGCCGTCTCGGTCTATCTCGACCTGCGGGCGCACCGCACGGCGACCGAGATCGGCCTGAAGGACGCCAGCCTCTGGTCGGCCTTCTGGATCAGTCTGGCCCTGGCGTTTTACGCCTACCTCTGGTTTCGCTTCGACAAGTCCTGGGCGGATCTCTACCTCACCGGTTACGTGCTGGAGAAGACCCTGTCGGTCGATAACCTGATGGTCTTCATCGCGATCTTCGCTTCGTTCGGCATCAAGGGGGCCTTGCAGCATCGCATTCTCTATTGGGGCATTATCGGCGCCCTGGTCTTTCGGGCGATCTTCGTCGTCATCGGCACCGGCCTGTTTTTCGCCGCCCCCTGGGTCGGGTTCCTCTTCGCCGCGGTCGTCGCCTGGACTGCATGGAAGATGATGACCGCACGCAGCGACGGTGACGACATCGACGACTACACGGATCACTGGTCGGTGCGCATGGCCAAACGGGTGCTGCCGGTCTTCCCGCGTCTGCATGCCGAACGCTTCTTCATCACCAGGGCCATTGCGCGCGATCTGCAGGACGCCGATCCGAAGATCCAGGTCCAGGGGAGCAGCACGGCGGCGTTCCTGGCGACCCCGGCCTTTCTGTGCCTGATCGCCATCGAGACCGCGGACATCATGTTCGCGTTCGACTCGGTTCCGGCCGTCATCGCGGTGACCCAGCAGCCGCTGCTGGTCTATGCCGCCATGATCTTCGCGATCCTCGGTCTGCGCAGTCTGTACTTCGTCCTGGCTGCGCTGACCCGCTACCTGGTGCACCTGGAGAAGGCGGTCATCGTCCTGCTCTTCTACGTCGCCGCGAAGCTGACCCTGCAGAGCTGGAACCACGCGATCGGCGACACCGGCATCCATATCAGCGCCGGGATGAGTCTCGGGGTCGTCCTGGGGACGCTCGCCATCGGTGTGATCGCCTCGCTGATCTTCCCGGAGCGCGACTCCAAAACGCCAGGCGGAACCTGA
- a CDS encoding phosphoribosyltransferase domain-containing protein encodes MDHIFPIPGGTLHIETTEERLPLERLLAFAARANPRRPYLFVSKVLGRHIPCAPARMRETYRLLVEDLLDLPGPVWTIAMAETATGLGGGIAETLARRWQREDVVFQHSTRAPLAMAPMLVFSEAHSHAPGHLLYPPAEPLRNRFRSARTLVIIDDELSTGATVENLLSGIIPLMPALSRLCMVNLVDWLASARRAQIADSAAAAAGRPLTVSWHALLTGSFAFVPEPGFHPGTLPGDVTPATTPAAPARGDLGRRGVLMPAEGLAVTRHGIGLPASETAASIAAIGVGECALPSFLHAESLAAAGYRVTVQCTSRSPVKPGGAIAGSLACEDPYQQGVGYYLHNPPGDRATWLVVGESGAGGPMDAHPRRLHRMTAAPLVPQGVLRT; translated from the coding sequence ATGGACCATATTTTTCCGATTCCCGGCGGCACCCTGCACATCGAGACCACGGAAGAACGTCTTCCGCTCGAACGCCTGCTGGCATTCGCGGCCCGCGCCAATCCGCGACGTCCTTATCTCTTTGTCTCCAAGGTCCTGGGCCGCCATATCCCCTGCGCGCCCGCGCGGATGCGCGAGACCTACCGGCTGCTGGTCGAGGATCTCCTGGATCTGCCGGGTCCGGTGTGGACGATCGCCATGGCGGAAACCGCTACCGGGCTGGGCGGCGGGATTGCCGAGACGCTCGCGCGGCGCTGGCAGCGCGAGGATGTGGTCTTTCAGCACAGCACGCGCGCCCCGCTGGCGATGGCGCCGATGCTGGTCTTCTCCGAGGCGCATTCGCATGCCCCGGGGCACCTGCTTTATCCTCCGGCGGAGCCGCTGCGCAACCGCTTCAGGAGCGCTCGCACCTTGGTCATCATCGACGACGAGCTGTCCACCGGCGCCACTGTCGAGAATCTACTGAGCGGCATCATCCCCTTGATGCCCGCGCTGTCGCGTCTGTGCATGGTGAATCTGGTCGACTGGCTCGCATCGGCGCGTCGCGCGCAGATCGCCGACAGCGCTGCCGCAGCGGCGGGCCGCCCGCTCACGGTCTCCTGGCACGCGTTGCTGACGGGGTCCTTCGCATTCGTGCCCGAGCCTGGCTTTCACCCCGGCACCCTGCCGGGCGATGTCACGCCAGCAACCACGCCGGCGGCACCCGCCCGTGGCGACCTGGGTCGGCGCGGCGTCTTGATGCCCGCCGAGGGCCTGGCCGTCACGCGCCATGGCATCGGGCTCCCGGCGAGTGAAACAGCCGCATCGATCGCCGCGATCGGGGTCGGAGAATGTGCGTTACCCTCTTTTTTGCACGCCGAGTCATTGGCTGCCGCGGGCTACCGAGTGACCGTACAATGCACATCGCGCTCCCCGGTGAAGCCCGGCGGGGCAATCGCCGGATCGCTGGCGTGTGAGGACCCCTATCAGCAGGGCGTCGGCTATTACTTACATAACCCGCCTGGGGATCGGGCGACCTGGCTCGTCGTGGGCGAGAGCGGCGCAGGCGGCCCGATGGACGCCCACCCGCGGCGCCTGCATCGGATGACGGCCGCACCGCTCGTGCCGCAGGGAGTCTTGAGGACATGA